A stretch of the Planococcus lenghuensis genome encodes the following:
- a CDS encoding YolD-like family protein → MQKAHTRWHGLFVSEHTKPLTNEIITDPQPLLSGDERRSIHELLAVAFERRCPIFIQSWQDRHFHYHRGIIQRIDGEKEILVYSDPFGEWPLALEAITSVHMLE, encoded by the coding sequence ATGCAGAAAGCTCATACACGTTGGCATGGACTCTTTGTGTCGGAACACACGAAGCCTCTCACCAATGAAATCATTACCGACCCGCAGCCGCTGCTCAGCGGCGATGAGCGGCGTAGTATCCATGAGTTGCTCGCAGTCGCCTTTGAGCGAAGATGTCCTATTTTTATTCAGTCCTGGCAGGACCGGCATTTTCATTACCATCGTGGGATTATCCAACGAATTGATGGCGAGAAAGAGATCTTAGTTTACTCGGACCCGTTTGGGGAATGGCCGCTTGCCTTAGAAGCCATCACGTCAGTACATATGCTTGAATAG
- a CDS encoding NADP-dependent oxidoreductase, producing the protein MPTTYKEIHLANRPEGTPTNEDFAFIEKEIPSLADGELLLKTLYLSVDPYMRGRMRDVKSYVEPFKLNEAIAGGVLAEVVDSKSEGFKQGDIVTGRLNWAEYNVANAQTVQKVDPASAPITTRLGILGMTGLTAYFGLLDIGKPQEGETVVVSGAAGAVGSVVGQIAKLKGARVVGIAGSQDKIDYLINELGFDAAVNYKDNNFKEDFKKAIPDGVDVYFDNVGGVVSDTVIFEINRNARIVVCGTISSYNNPEADTGPRIQWKFITTSSMMKGFTIGDYAQEFKTGAQDLAKWLQEGKLKYEETITEGFERTPEAFLDLFEGNNLGKQLVKVAKPEFASL; encoded by the coding sequence TTGCCAACTACATATAAAGAGATCCACCTGGCGAATCGGCCGGAAGGCACACCCACGAATGAAGATTTTGCCTTTATTGAAAAGGAAATTCCCTCACTGGCAGATGGTGAACTACTGCTTAAAACCTTATATCTTTCAGTCGATCCATATATGCGCGGCCGAATGAGAGATGTCAAATCCTATGTCGAGCCGTTCAAGCTGAACGAAGCGATTGCGGGCGGCGTGCTGGCAGAAGTCGTCGACTCAAAATCCGAAGGGTTTAAACAAGGTGATATCGTCACCGGCAGGCTCAATTGGGCGGAATATAATGTGGCAAACGCCCAAACGGTCCAGAAAGTTGATCCGGCATCCGCACCGATTACGACGCGGCTCGGCATTCTAGGCATGACCGGTCTGACCGCGTATTTCGGACTTCTCGATATCGGGAAACCGCAGGAAGGTGAAACAGTTGTTGTTTCCGGCGCTGCAGGCGCGGTTGGTTCTGTCGTCGGGCAGATTGCCAAACTGAAAGGCGCACGCGTTGTCGGCATTGCCGGCTCGCAGGACAAGATCGATTATTTAATCAACGAACTCGGATTTGACGCAGCCGTAAATTATAAGGATAACAATTTTAAAGAAGACTTCAAAAAAGCGATCCCGGACGGTGTCGATGTCTATTTTGATAATGTCGGCGGAGTCGTCTCCGACACGGTTATTTTTGAAATCAACCGCAATGCACGCATCGTTGTGTGCGGCACGATTTCTTCTTATAATAATCCCGAAGCGGATACCGGTCCGCGTATCCAGTGGAAATTCATCACAACAAGCTCAATGATGAAAGGCTTCACAATCGGCGATTATGCGCAGGAGTTCAAAACCGGTGCGCAGGATCTTGCAAAATGGCTGCAGGAAGGCAAGCTGAAGTATGAAGAAACAATCACTGAGGGCTTTGAAAGAACACCGGAAGCATTCCTGGACCTGTTCGAAGGCAACAACCTCGGCAAGCAGCTTGTCAAAGTAGCGAAGCCGGAGTTCGCTTCATTGTAA
- the xerS gene encoding tyrosine recombinase XerS, with protein sequence MTPEELRVLQRIETQLKKMPFYVAEYVRSKKRAGLSPNTLHQYLYHYKHFFAWLIRENLAETADVPSISYTVLASLRKEDIEHYIDHLREEAITQGQNETKNRGDGMVANVIHALKSLFNYLTKETETESGESYFDRNVMSKIVLHSKKETASRRAQKISSVILNDAEIYDFLHFVEHDYIDTLNSAVARSRFLRDKERDLAILHLFLGSGLRLGELARILTKKLNLKKKMIDVRRKGSKEDTINVLPEAIEYLRRYMEVREARYRGANESPFLFVSLYKGAAQPLSRRAIEKIVAKYTGAFSESEGISPHKLRHSFATDYIRSGGSLVLLRDQLGHSNFEATSLYTNLSNRDGEEVLTKMEQRRRPSKTQETPKLKTGRE encoded by the coding sequence ATGACACCTGAAGAATTACGCGTTTTGCAGCGAATCGAGACGCAGTTGAAGAAGATGCCCTTCTATGTCGCGGAATATGTCCGGTCCAAAAAACGGGCGGGTCTTTCACCAAATACGCTGCATCAATACCTGTACCATTACAAGCACTTCTTTGCTTGGCTCATCCGGGAGAACCTGGCGGAAACTGCGGACGTCCCTTCTATCTCCTATACCGTGCTGGCCTCCCTTCGAAAGGAAGACATCGAACACTACATCGATCACCTTCGCGAAGAAGCCATCACCCAGGGGCAGAACGAGACGAAGAATCGGGGCGATGGAATGGTTGCGAATGTCATCCATGCCTTGAAGTCACTCTTTAACTACTTAACAAAAGAAACGGAGACAGAATCCGGGGAATCCTACTTTGACCGGAATGTGATGAGCAAGATTGTCCTCCATTCCAAAAAGGAGACAGCCAGCCGGCGTGCCCAAAAAATCAGTTCCGTCATCTTAAATGACGCGGAGATCTATGACTTCCTCCACTTCGTGGAACACGATTACATCGACACACTGAACAGTGCCGTAGCCCGTTCCCGTTTCCTGCGGGACAAGGAACGCGACTTGGCCATCCTCCACCTTTTTCTCGGGAGCGGTCTCCGTCTCGGGGAACTGGCGCGCATTCTGACGAAAAAACTGAACCTGAAAAAGAAAATGATCGACGTGAGACGAAAAGGATCCAAGGAGGATACCATTAACGTGCTTCCGGAAGCAATTGAGTACCTGCGGCGCTACATGGAGGTGCGGGAAGCCCGCTACCGCGGAGCAAACGAATCCCCCTTCCTGTTCGTCTCCTTATACAAAGGCGCGGCTCAGCCGCTGTCCAGACGGGCAATCGAGAAGATCGTCGCCAAATACACCGGTGCTTTTTCGGAAAGTGAAGGCATCAGCCCGCATAAACTGCGGCATAGCTTTGCGACGGATTACATCCGCAGTGGTGGCAGCCTGGTTTTGCTGCGGGACCAGCTGGGCCATAGCAACTTTGAAGCCACTTCCCTCTATACCAACTTATCGAATCGAGATGGCGAAGAAGTCCTTACCAAAATGGAACAGAGACGAAGACCTTCAAAAACTCAGGAAACCCCTAAATTAAAAACAGGGAGAGAATAA
- a CDS encoding toll/interleukin-1 receptor domain-containing protein yields the protein MDIKYDFFISYNHKDEKFAEWIAWILEKENYQVFIQAWDFQPGNNFVLQMQKGSANSKHTLALLSNNYLSALNTQPEWAAAFASDPTGVSRKFIPVRIEDIKLEGLLSPIIYIDLVGKNEEEAKQSILEGIKRERQKPPIAPLFPGIIEKKENNPVTSSRGWYATWLDKRISEIENGKDIFKIPKGPKFSLHLIPIEALSQSKVYSPKELSAHKNLKPLFTYGWDPKVNKEGFAAFVRGQQVNETHSYVQFYRNGIIEAVESGLLSLGENTKEIIIDKFEKEIIEHVKLHYLKVLKGIGIRLPIAIGICLYDIEGYRISSYRTANRLHKPDAIEQSKLELPVIQINSWEDSIDKALQPSFDLLWNHCGLEGSLNYDKNENWNEYRGY from the coding sequence TTGGATATCAAGTACGATTTCTTTATTAGTTATAACCATAAGGATGAAAAATTCGCCGAATGGATTGCTTGGATACTCGAAAAAGAAAATTACCAGGTATTTATACAAGCATGGGATTTCCAACCTGGTAACAACTTCGTACTTCAAATGCAGAAAGGATCTGCTAATTCTAAACATACGTTGGCTCTTTTATCGAACAACTACTTGAGTGCGCTTAATACACAACCTGAGTGGGCAGCAGCTTTTGCTTCAGATCCTACTGGTGTATCAAGAAAATTTATTCCGGTACGGATTGAAGACATTAAATTAGAGGGTCTTCTGTCTCCTATAATTTATATTGACTTAGTGGGGAAAAATGAAGAAGAAGCAAAGCAATCTATTTTAGAAGGCATAAAAAGAGAGCGGCAAAAACCACCTATCGCTCCGCTTTTCCCCGGCATTATCGAGAAAAAAGAAAATAATCCTGTAACTTCCTCTAGAGGATGGTATGCCACTTGGCTGGACAAAAGAATTTCAGAAATAGAAAATGGAAAAGATATTTTTAAGATTCCGAAGGGACCGAAGTTCTCACTCCATTTAATACCTATAGAAGCACTGTCTCAGAGTAAAGTATATTCACCAAAAGAATTGTCAGCACACAAAAATTTGAAGCCTCTTTTCACGTATGGTTGGGACCCTAAAGTAAATAAAGAAGGTTTTGCGGCTTTTGTTAGAGGACAACAAGTAAACGAAACACACTCTTATGTACAGTTTTATAGAAACGGAATAATAGAAGCAGTTGAATCTGGTTTACTTTCTCTAGGCGAAAATACGAAAGAAATTATAATTGATAAATTCGAGAAAGAAATAATTGAGCACGTTAAGTTACACTATCTAAAAGTTCTTAAAGGCATAGGTATTAGATTACCCATAGCAATAGGGATTTGCTTATATGACATTGAAGGATATAGAATTTCAAGTTATAGAACAGCAAATAGACTTCATAAGCCAGACGCTATAGAACAATCTAAGCTAGAGTTACCTGTCATCCAAATCAATTCTTGGGAAGATAGTATTGACAAAGCGTTACAACCCTCATTTGATTTATTGTGGAACCATTGTGGGCTTGAAGGTTCCTTAAACTATGATAAAAACGAAAACTGGAACGAGTATAGAGGATACTAG
- a CDS encoding DUF4145 domain-containing protein: MYDKFIPPTYGKSGFSCPHCSVFSQQDWYEIEYNQHDMDYILSANLREKNYTSLDAPNNGGGSGYMINNLAAMSKCYTCDKPAFWIRGKIIYPKSPVAPLPNPDMPEDVAKVYREAREVSPLSPTASTALLRLALEKLLPQVGAKKSGIDTMIGELVGQGLPKEVEKALDSLRVIGNEAVHPGTIDLHDNQEVALALFKLLNFVVDRMITQKKEIDEIYELIPEEKLKGIERRNDKVLKEQAK; this comes from the coding sequence ATGTACGACAAGTTTATTCCACCGACATACGGAAAAAGCGGTTTTAGTTGTCCGCATTGTTCTGTCTTCTCGCAGCAAGATTGGTATGAGATTGAGTATAACCAACACGACATGGATTACATACTATCCGCTAATCTTAGAGAAAAGAATTATACATCTCTTGATGCTCCAAACAATGGAGGGGGAAGTGGATACATGATTAACAACCTCGCTGCCATGAGCAAGTGCTATACATGCGACAAGCCTGCATTTTGGATACGAGGTAAAATTATATACCCAAAGTCTCCAGTAGCGCCGTTGCCAAATCCGGATATGCCAGAAGATGTTGCAAAAGTTTACAGGGAAGCAAGAGAAGTAAGTCCTCTATCACCGACTGCATCTACTGCTTTATTGCGTTTAGCTTTAGAAAAACTATTGCCACAAGTGGGAGCTAAAAAGAGTGGAATAGATACTATGATAGGCGAATTAGTGGGACAGGGATTACCGAAGGAGGTAGAAAAGGCATTAGATAGCTTAAGAGTAATAGGAAACGAAGCGGTTCATCCTGGAACAATTGATTTACATGATAATCAGGAAGTCGCTCTAGCTTTATTTAAGCTTTTAAATTTTGTAGTAGATCGAATGATTACTCAGAAAAAGGAAATTGATGAGATTTACGAACTTATTCCCGAAGAAAAACTCAAAGGCATTGAGAGAAGGAACGACAAAGTGCTAAAAGAGCAGGCAAAATAA
- a CDS encoding PBECR3 domain-containing polyvalent protein — MPHEIGKVDEIVIRILNLSLETDTPIFIGETNLQHMKDEHPEDFMKYGNKISEILQSPDFVAKHPRKDSIEFIKKYYDEEVEDYVLVAVRATKSNIHFARTLFVMADEKVVQYNAKEALKPYKKP, encoded by the coding sequence ATGCCACATGAGATAGGAAAAGTAGATGAAATTGTCATCCGTATACTCAATCTTTCTTTGGAGACAGATACACCCATTTTTATAGGGGAAACCAACTTGCAACATATGAAGGATGAACACCCTGAGGATTTCATGAAATACGGAAACAAAATATCAGAAATTCTCCAGTCACCTGATTTTGTCGCAAAACACCCTCGAAAGGATTCAATTGAGTTCATCAAAAAATATTATGATGAAGAAGTTGAAGATTATGTACTGGTTGCAGTTAGAGCAACCAAAAGTAATATCCATTTCGCAAGAACACTTTTTGTGATGGCAGACGAAAAAGTCGTACAGTACAATGCAAAAGAAGCCTTGAAACCATATAAAAAGCCATAG
- a CDS encoding JAB domain-containing protein, which translates to MKFENLVEIVRIKQEVREVEEPYTSLLPQQIRSSRDATSFIQALIGDEDREVFLVLCLSMKNHVIAVHRCHVGSLNASIVHPREVFKSAILNNAASILVAHNHPSGDCQYSPEDIDVSKRLEEAGNLLGIELLDSIIVSPSNSLSLKEKGVI; encoded by the coding sequence ATGAAATTTGAAAACCTGGTCGAAATCGTCCGAATCAAACAAGAGGTCAGGGAAGTGGAAGAACCCTATACGAGCCTTCTTCCTCAGCAAATCCGGTCATCCCGTGATGCCACATCCTTTATCCAAGCGTTAATCGGGGATGAGGACCGGGAAGTATTCCTCGTCTTGTGTCTGAGCATGAAAAACCATGTGATTGCTGTCCATCGCTGTCACGTTGGAAGCCTAAATGCGAGCATCGTCCATCCGAGGGAAGTGTTCAAATCGGCCATACTGAACAACGCCGCTTCTATTTTAGTCGCACATAACCATCCGTCCGGTGACTGTCAGTATTCGCCCGAGGATATCGACGTCAGCAAACGGCTGGAAGAGGCGGGCAACCTACTCGGCATCGAACTTCTCGATTCCATCATCGTCAGCCCGTCCAATAGCCTGTCATTGAAGGAAAAAGGTGTCATCTAA
- a CDS encoding ASCH domain-containing protein encodes MSNDSITQMWEEFKKMNPNAPKSYEAWAFGDSKEMADELAALVIDGTKTATASNFLLYEENEPLPYVGLHNIILDGDGNAVAIAETTSVEIVPFDEVSAEHAYLEGEGDRTLKDWRDAHEEFFKKEFKAVGQEFHNKIPVVCERFEVIHKK; translated from the coding sequence ATGAGTAATGATTCCATAACCCAAATGTGGGAGGAATTTAAAAAGATGAACCCGAATGCGCCAAAAAGTTATGAAGCGTGGGCGTTTGGTGATTCGAAGGAAATGGCAGATGAACTTGCAGCATTAGTAATTGACGGTACCAAGACAGCGACGGCTTCTAATTTTTTATTGTATGAGGAAAACGAGCCGTTACCATACGTGGGTCTTCACAATATTATTCTCGATGGGGATGGAAACGCCGTAGCAATTGCTGAAACTACTTCTGTCGAAATTGTTCCATTTGATGAAGTTTCGGCAGAACACGCTTATTTAGAAGGTGAAGGCGACCGCACGTTGAAGGATTGGCGCGATGCACACGAAGAATTTTTTAAAAAAGAGTTTAAAGCGGTTGGCCAAGAGTTCCATAATAAAATACCCGTTGTGTGTGAGAGATTTGAGGTAATACATAAAAAATGA
- a CDS encoding ArdC-like ssDNA-binding domain-containing protein, whose protein sequence is MSKKLDLTDINKRLEENLEAMFRDNRFQEMLDVMASGHQYSFNNVLMIVSQHPDATMVRGFRQWQELGRHVNKGEKGIDIFVPLFKKIETQKVNQQTGEILRDANGDPQTEIRQSINGFTVGKVFDISQTDGKDIPNVREFVQNDLKSTESLTELYERFIDSVNQNDVTPLTIQEEAHDGKGYGGYYNQMTNEIVINTAVSQTAEQKFRVLIHEYAHSQLHHRESELKELPRGHKEAQAECTAYIVSQYYGFDTSLSSTGYIATWAQDLDLAKQAIQEVQSTSRVMIEQLNSLQQEKINEFYQSINPEKVKEDLEAKFGFSFEDNPTLQLADTKNGLVVYGTIEQSERDQHYFLRTNTNRIVPIQDIGERYGVLNVLENNKELVTDYRKVEDVLEVTKLDEGTYAVTLEGGDTSQRTFQKKAEADQFIQKTGLAQSLNTDRFLSKSSHPEKARLHQVNVQHLNQRLGNVLNEKDLKAEHRAGVTLGWYLVKNPRIQSKAELGKQLEQANDKNAQMVRTKEAFQQLGSAVKDKEQELERE, encoded by the coding sequence ATGTCTAAGAAGCTGGATCTGACCGATATCAATAAGCGGCTCGAAGAGAACCTGGAAGCCATGTTCCGCGATAACCGGTTCCAGGAGATGCTTGATGTAATGGCCAGCGGGCACCAGTATTCGTTCAATAATGTGCTGATGATCGTCTCGCAGCATCCGGACGCCACGATGGTTCGCGGATTCCGCCAATGGCAGGAGCTCGGCCGCCATGTGAACAAAGGGGAGAAGGGGATTGATATCTTTGTGCCGCTTTTCAAGAAAATCGAAACACAGAAGGTCAATCAGCAGACCGGCGAGATTCTGCGGGATGCGAATGGAGACCCCCAGACGGAGATCCGGCAGAGCATCAACGGATTCACAGTCGGAAAAGTGTTCGATATCTCGCAGACAGACGGAAAAGACATCCCGAATGTCCGGGAATTTGTCCAAAATGATCTCAAGTCCACAGAGTCCCTGACTGAGCTGTACGAACGGTTCATCGATTCAGTGAATCAGAATGACGTGACACCGCTCACGATTCAAGAAGAAGCCCATGACGGCAAGGGGTACGGCGGTTACTACAACCAGATGACGAATGAGATTGTCATCAATACCGCGGTCTCGCAGACCGCCGAGCAGAAGTTCCGGGTGCTAATCCACGAGTACGCACACAGTCAGCTGCACCACCGGGAAAGCGAACTGAAAGAGCTGCCGCGCGGGCATAAGGAAGCACAAGCCGAATGCACCGCTTATATCGTCTCGCAGTATTACGGGTTCGATACATCGCTCTCGTCAACCGGCTATATCGCAACTTGGGCGCAGGATTTAGATCTGGCAAAACAGGCTATTCAGGAAGTGCAATCGACGTCCCGTGTCATGATCGAACAGCTCAATTCCCTGCAGCAGGAAAAGATTAATGAATTTTATCAATCCATCAATCCCGAGAAAGTGAAGGAAGACCTGGAAGCGAAGTTCGGCTTCTCGTTCGAGGACAACCCGACACTGCAGCTGGCGGACACGAAGAATGGGCTCGTCGTCTACGGAACGATCGAGCAAAGCGAGCGGGATCAGCATTACTTCCTCCGGACGAATACGAATCGAATCGTGCCGATTCAGGATATCGGGGAACGGTACGGGGTCTTGAACGTGCTGGAGAACAATAAGGAACTCGTGACGGACTATCGAAAGGTGGAAGATGTGCTGGAAGTGACGAAACTGGATGAAGGGACGTACGCGGTGACGCTGGAAGGCGGCGATACCTCCCAGCGGACATTTCAGAAGAAAGCCGAAGCGGATCAGTTCATCCAGAAAACCGGACTGGCGCAGTCACTGAACACCGACCGGTTTCTTTCCAAGTCATCACATCCGGAGAAAGCGCGTCTGCATCAAGTGAACGTGCAGCACTTGAATCAACGGCTAGGAAACGTGTTGAATGAGAAGGACTTGAAAGCGGAGCACCGGGCAGGGGTTACGCTCGGCTGGTATTTGGTAAAAAATCCACGGATTCAATCGAAAGCGGAGCTGGGCAAGCAGCTTGAACAGGCAAACGACAAGAATGCGCAGATGGTCCGTACGAAAGAGGCGTTCCAGCAGCTCGGTTCCGCGGTCAAAGATAAAGAACAGGAATTGGAACGGGAATAA